The genomic stretch GCCGGAGCGCGTTCTGGCCCGTCGATGCGTCGAGCACGAGGAGCACCTCGTGGGGCGCGCCCGGCACCTGGCGGTCCATCACGCGGCGGACCTTGGACAGTTCGTCCATGAGCCCGATCTGGTTGTGGAGGCGCCCGGCGGTGTCGATCAGGACCACGTCGGCGTCGCGGGCCTTGGCCGCGGCCAGCGTGTCGAAGGCGACCGCGGCGGGGTCGGCCCCCTGGTACTGCTTGATGATCTCGACCTCGGCGCGCTGCGCCCAGACGTCGAGTTGCTCGGTGGCCGCGGCCCGGAACGTGTCGGCGGCGCCGAGGAGCACGCGCTTGCCCGCCCGCTTGTAGTGGTGGGCGATCTTGCCGATGGAGGTCGTCTTGCCGACGCCGTTGACGCCGACGACCATCACCACGTGGGGGGTGCTGGGGAAGGGCGCGTCGAACTGGGCCGGGCGCTCGGCCGTGCTGCCGAGCAGCAGGGCCGCGATCTCCGCCTGCATGAGGCCCTGGAGTTCCTTCGTCGAGACGTACTTGTCCTCGGCGACACGGGCCTCGATGCGGTGGATGATGTCGACGGTGGTCTTGACGCCCACGTCGGAGGTGACGAGGACTTCTTCGAGATCGTCCAGCACCTCGTCGTCGACGGTGTCCTTGCCGGCGACGGCGCGGCTCAGCTTGTCGAACAGCCCGGTACGGGTCTTTTCGAGCCCGGCCTCCAGCGAGGCCTGCTCCTTCTCCTTGCGCTTGAACCCGAACAGGGCCATGGGGACTACGGGATGGTGTGCGAATCGGGTACCGACGGGCAGGCGGAGGGATCCAGAGCGGAGAAGAAGTGCGGAGGAGAAGCGGGGCTCTGCGGCTACGCCCTCTCCTCGTCCGCCCCGCTCTTCACGACCCGATGCTCCGCGCGGAGCGTCGAGCCGTCCTCTTCCAGGGCCGCGTCGCCGTGGCGCCAGATGGCGGCGAAGCGGATGCTGTACTTGACGATGGAGTA from Rubrivirga sp. SAORIC476 encodes the following:
- the ftsY gene encoding signal recognition particle-docking protein FtsY; the encoded protein is MALFGFKRKEKEQASLEAGLEKTRTGLFDKLSRAVAGKDTVDDEVLDDLEEVLVTSDVGVKTTVDIIHRIEARVAEDKYVSTKELQGLMQAEIAALLLGSTAERPAQFDAPFPSTPHVVMVVGVNGVGKTTSIGKIAHHYKRAGKRVLLGAADTFRAAATEQLDVWAQRAEVEIIKQYQGADPAAVAFDTLAAAKARDADVVLIDTAGRLHNQIGLMDELSKVRRVMDRQVPGAPHEVLLVLDASTGQNALRQAEAFTQAVDVTGLVLTKLDGTAKGGIVIGISNEFQIPVKYIGVGEGIEDLQVFDRAAFVAALFGDRASA